CAGGAGCAGCGCGCTCACGGCGTGCTTGTCCCACAGCGTATAGGCCGCGATGAGGCCGCCGGTAAGCAGCCCGTAGCGCACCGCCCAACGGGGCTTCTCGCTCGAACCCGAAAAAGCCCGGCCACCCCCCGCCATCACGAACACCCCGACCACCACCGCCAGCGCCCCCAGCAGGGCCAAAGGGGTGGGCCGTTCGGCGAAAAAAGCCATGGCCGCGATGGTCGAGAGCAGCGGCCCGGTGCCTCGGGCGAGGGGGTATACCAAGGACAGATCCCCGACCTGGTAGCCTTTTTGCAGGGTCAAAAAATAGGCCAGGTGCAAGAGGACACTTCCCCCCATGAACCCTATCTGCCCGGGGCCGAGGTGGGGTTGTTGCCACACCATAAAGCCGACGGCGAGGGGAGCCCAGAAAAGGGCGGAGAGGGCACAGAAGAGCCAGACGAACACAGCCCCGCCTCCCGAACGCTTGGCGAGGAGGTTCCAACCGGCGTGCAACCCCGCCGAGACCAGGATCAGCGCGAGGGCCAGGGCGGTCATGCCGGGATTATACCGCCGGGCCTTGCAGCGATTGGCCTTTGGCGTATAGCGTTTGGCCTATGTTCGACTCCCACCTGCACACCCCTCTTTGCCAGCACGCGGTCGGTACGCCCGCCGAGTACGTGGCAGCAGCGCGGAAAGCGGGCTTGCGAGGCATCGTGATCACCGACCACAGCCCCATGCCTCCTTGGTTCGATGCGGCATTCCGCATGCGCCTCGAGCAGTTGCCCATCTATCACGCCATGCTCGAGCAGGCCCGCGAGCAGGCGGGAGACTTCTACGTGGGGATCGGGCTCGAGGCCGACTATCATCCGGGCACCGAGGGCTTCGTGCGGCGGATGGTGGCGGGCTACCCCTACGACTACGTCATCGGCTCCGTGCACTACATCGGAGCCTGGCCCTTCGACAACCCGGCCTTCGCCGCCGAGTTCGACGAGCGCGAGTTGCGCGAGGTCTATCGCGAGTACTTCAGGCTGGTGGCCCAGGCCGCCCGTTCGGGGCTCTACCACAGCATCGGGCACCTCGACTTGCCCAAGAAGTTCGGGCATATCCCCGCCGAGGGCTACCTCGACTTGGCCGAGGAGGCTTTGCAGGTGATCGCAGGGGAGGGTCTGACGTTGGACGTGAACACGGCGGGCTGGCGCAAGAGGGTCGGGGAGCTTTATCCCAGCCCGGCCCTCCTCGAGCGGGCCCGGGAGCTGGGCATCCCCGTGGTGCTCGGTTCCGATGCCCATGCCCCTGGGGAGGTCGCTCACCGCTTCGCCGAGGCGGTGTCCGTGCTCAAACAGGCCGGTTACGCCCAGGCGCTGGTGTTTCGCTCGGGAAGGCCACAGCCGTACGGGCTGGGGTAGTATACGCACCAGAGGCCCAAAAACCGCGTTTTGCCTTTACGCTATAGCCATGAACCGCAAAGAGCTGGCCGGGATGCTCGAGTACGCCGCCGACTTGATGGAAGTCCTGGGTGAGGGTGAATTCCGGGCTCAGGCCTATCGCCGAGCCGCCCGCAACATCGAGCGGCTCGAGGCCGACCTCGAGGCCCTGGCCGCCCAAGGCTTCAAGGGGGTCCCCGGCGTGGGTCCGACGCTGGCTCCCCTGCTCACCGAGATCGTGCAGAGTGGAGAGTTCGCCTACATGGCCGAACTCGAGGCCCAGGTACCGCCGGGCGTGCTGGAGTTCTTCCGGGTGCAGGGGCTGGGTCCCAAGCGCATCCGGGCGCTGTGGGAGCATGGGGTGGACTCGCTCGAGGAGCTCATCCGCCACGGCGAGGCCGGACGGCTGCGGGAGATCCCCGGCTTCGGGGCTAAAACCGAGGCCAACCTGGTCCAGGCGGCGCGCTTTGCCATCGAGGGCCTGCGCCGCGTCTTGTGGGGCGAGGCGGCCGCAGCCGCCGAGCTGCTGCTGGCCGACTTCGCCGGTGCGGGCATCCAGGCCGAGGTGGCCGGGAGCTTCCGGCGGGGCCTCGAGACCATCGGCAACCTCGACTTCGTGGCCCTGGCCCGGCCCGAAGCCGTGCAGAATGCCCTCGGGCGCCATATTGAGCGCGTTGAGGGCTCGGTGCTGCACGGTCATCTGGGGGGCCTGCCCCTCAAAGTTTTCTGCGCCGCACAGCACGACTACGGCACCGTGCTTTTGCAGGCTACGGGCTCGAGGGCCTTCGTCGAGTCGCTGGGAGAGCTTCCGGCGGGCCAAAGCGAAGCCGAGGTCTTCGAGCGGCTGGGTCGCAGGCCGCTTTCCCCTTACTGGCGCGAGCCGGAGCACCTGGGCCTGGAGGAACCCGGTCAACCTTTGCGGCGCGAGGACTTGCGGGGCCTGATCCACTGTCACTCCACCTACTCCGATGGCACCGCCAGCCTGCGGGCCATGGCCGAGGCCGCCATCGCCGAGGGCTATGCTTACATGGTCATCTCCGACCACTCCCAATCGGCCTCCTACGCGGGGGGCTTGGAGCCGCAGCGCGTGAAGGCGCAGTGGGCCGAGATCGAAAAACTCAACGCCGAGCTGGCCCCCTTCCGCATCCTCAAGGGCATCGAGTCCGATATCCTCCCCGATGGCTCGCTGGATTACCCCGAAGAGATGCTGGCCGGCTTCGACGTGGTGATCGGCAGCCTGCACTCGGGGCTCAACCTACCCAAAGAAGAGCAAACCCAGCGCTTGCTGAGGGCGCTGGACAACCCCTACCTAAAGATTCTCGGGCACCCCACCGGGCGGCTGCTGTTGCGGCGCAGGGGGGCCGAGGCCGACTGGGAGCGGGTGCTCGAGCGCGCCGCCGAGCGCGGGGTGATCGTCGAGATCAACTGCAACTACTACCGCTGTGACCTCGACTGGCGGCTGGTGCTGAAGTGGCGCGACCGGCTGCGCTTTTCCCTGGGGACCGACGCCCATAGCGTGGAGGGTCTACCCACCATCGCCTATGGCTTGGTCCTCGCGGCCAAGGCCGGTCTGAGTGGAAAACAGCTGGTCAATGCTTGGGCGCCTGAGCGCTGGTGTCCAGCGAAAACGACCTAAGCAGCCCGACAAGATTTACGCACTGCTAGGAGAGCGTAGTTCACTGCGCTTGGCGTTTCACGCCGCAGCCCAATGCTCTGAAAGTCGCACTAAATCCCAATCCCCCTAATAGGGGGTGGTTCACAATACATCCACCCAGCTAGACTAAAACCATGAAACGGTCTCGAGGGTTGACCCTTATCGAGCTCTTGCTAGTTGCTGCGCTAATCGGAATAGTGCTTGGGATTACAGTGGTCTCGGGCCGCAGAATACTCGGCAACCAGCAGGCTAGCGCGAGCCTCAACTCCATACGGCAGATCGTTTGGCAAGGGGCTACCGCCGCAGCTAGCCGTGGCCAACGCCTCGATCTGGTGCTCAACGGTCAGCGTCTCCAGGTGCAGACTCAGGAATCCACCCCCAAGGTGATCCGTTTTGTGGATCTAACCAGCAGCCTGAGCGGACAACTTCCCAGCGGAACCTGGTTTAGTTTCACACCCCCTGGCAAGGTTATCTTTCCTTCCAGCTTCAGCCAACCCATCAACGTCACGGTCAACGGGCGTTCTTACGCCCTTAGGTTTTCGCTCATTGGAGAAGTGGATGTGCAGCAGGTGGGGTCGCGATGAACAGGCGGGGATTGACGCTCATCGAGGTTATAGTGGCTCTGGCCATTCTGAGTGTGGCCTTATCGGCTTTTACCCTTCTAATCCTTGGGAGTGTACGCCAAAACGTCGAATCGGGAGGGCGCACCCAGGCGGCTCAGTTGCTGAATTATCTCGGGCGACGCCTGGTAGGGGCCGACGACGCAGTAATGCCGGACAGCACGTCCACGTATAGAGAGTGGAACTATGGAACCCTCAGAACCAGCTTTCCTGAGTTGACCCGGGAGGGGCGCTTTGCTAACCCCGACCTGTATCGGGCAAGGATTGATAACGAAGGAACCCCTGCTTGGGCGGTGAGCGGCGGCCTGAACCTCGACAGCCTGCGGGCTTATCGCATTCAGGTGTGCTGGCGTGGCGCGCGGGGGGAGTCGTGCGTGGAAGCTCGAACCGTTGGGGCTGCTCCCGTGGCGGGCGGGGCAGCGGCACCTTTGCCTGGCATCAACTAGGAGAAAGGCATGCGCAAAGCTAGAGGCTTTACCCTAATCGAAGTCCTGATCGCGCTGGCCGTACTGATCACGGTGATGACGATTGCCTACAACGGCCTGATTCAGTCGTTGCGAACGCAGAGCGATCAGGAGGCTGTGACTAACTCTCAGGCAAAGCTGCGAAGGGTGATGGAGGTAATTACGCAGGACCTGCGCAGTGCGATCTTCGGTGGAATCATCAATCAGCCTTACACACCTACCGCTCAGGCTGTTTCCATCGGCCTAATCGACGGCGGAGCCGGGTACCCGGTCGTCAACAAGCAGGACTACTATGCCGATATTCTATCCCCCGCCACGACAGCATCTGCATTGGGGATCAACCCTGGCGATCAGCTACTGATGGTCAACGGGGCCCAGTCCATCGTGCTGCCCGTCTCCGGCGTAGCCCAGAACGGGCAGCCCAGCCAGTGGAGGCTTTCCCACGCTACTTGCCGCAATCCGCTAGCCTTTGCCCCTACCGGCACGCTGGTTTTCCGGATTCGAGCCATGGGAATTCGCTACGATCCTAGCCAGAATACCCTCTACACCCGCGAGGGCAGCACGGAGCAGCCCATGGCCTTTGGCATCACCAATTTCCGCATCGACTATATCTACTCGAGCTCCGGTGGCACCCTGAGGACATGGAATTTTTCCAGCGGTGCTTTCCCGGGTATGACGTTTACCGATGCGGGCACGACCTACGCCCTCCAGCGCTTGCAGGTAGTGATGGAGGCTCGGGAGAACTCGCGAGGGCGTGCCATCACCAGAACGTACACCGGCCAGGTAGAACTCCTCAACAACGGTACCTACGCCATGGGGACGGTGGTCTCATGCTCATGAGAAAGTCGCACGGCATCGCTCTGGTCGTCGCTCTCGTTTCGATCTTGGTCATCGGTGGGGTTTTGGCCCTGATGTTCAGCCGAATGATCGATGAGATGCGCCACAGCCGCGACGACACCGCGGTCGTTCAGACCTTGATGTTAGCACGCGGTGGGGCCAACGTGGCTGGGGCTTTGCTTACGGGGCCCGTAAGGGATCGTTTGCGGCAGGTGGTGAACGCGACCTCGAGTACCACCAACCGCTGGAGCTATGGGGGGAATGGCAGTGGAACCCAACCCGACCCCGCTACCGTAGCGAGCGATTTGGCAGTTGTCGCTGGGCAGCTTCAAACCCAGGTTGACAGCTTGGTGTGCGATCTTAATCCAGCGCCCGCAGGATCCGGGGCTACTGTGCGGGTGCGGGTGTACTTCACTAATACGGCCTGTGCGGGCTCCACTACTTACCCCAGCGGTGTGGGGTTGCCTACAGGAGTTAAACTGCCATCTGGCCGATTCGTGGATGGTTCTCCGAGGGGTGGCACCGGGGACAACAACCTTCAGCAGTACTCTCTGCCTTTTGTGATGGTTGCCGAAGCTACCCAGGGAACCTATCGGCGTAACGTTGTACTGCAAGGAGAGTATCGTTTTCCTATTGGGCGTAGCAGCTTTGCCCGCTATGCGCTGTTTACCAACGTCCATGCTTCCCGTGGCGGTGAAGACATTTGGTTCACGGATCGTACCCTCTTCGATGGCCCAGTACACACCAACCAGTACTTCCGCTTCTACCGCAACCCCTGGTTCGGAGGCGAGGTAACCAGTGCCGGCTGCACGTCTCCGGGGGTGTCGAGTTGCAGTGGGAGCATAACTCCTGGGGCAAGCTTCATGTCTGCCGATGGCAGAAGCCAAAATTTTATCGCTGAAAGCTCAATGTCCCCCAACGCCTCTGCCCCGACCTATAGGGGGACCCAACCGGCATTTACCGATGGTGTGAGCTGGAGGTCGAGCTTCGTAAAGCTACCGGACAACGACAATCGCCAACGTGAGGCTGCCAATGACCGGGGGCTGCTCTTCGCAAGCAACCTCTATTCCCTTGACCTATACGCGACCGACAGCAATGGTAACCTCCTGACCCGCAACGCCTCGGGGCAGTGGCAGCCTGCGGCCACCTACCAGTACATCAAGGCTTGCACCAGCTCAAGCTCGAGCAGTTGTACAGAGTATCGTTACACGGACGGTCCCAGCAAGGTTTTGTACCGCAAGAGCGGAAGCAGTTGGGTGGTGGTGCAGAACAACTTCAACGGGGTCATCTATGTCGAAGGAAGCATTGACCGGTTGCGGGGGCCCAGCCGAGTGCCTGCGAATAGCTCTAATCCCGACAATGCTCCTCCCGCGCTAGCTCACTTCGCGGAGATCACCATAGCAGCCAGGAACGACATCCGTATCACGCGCGACCTCAAGTACGAGAATCCGCCGTGCAGCTCGAGCCCCACTCGCAACCCGGATGGAAGCGTAACCCGCGCTACCTGTGACAACTTGGATGTCAACAACATCCTTGGGATTTATGCTCAGGGTACCTCCTCTGACCCGGGCGACATCTTGATCGGTGGAGGGGATGCCTCCAGCGGATTACTCGCTCCTGCGAATATTGCGATTCAGGGAGTCCTCATGAGCTCTAGGGGCATTGTTGGGGTCGAGAATTACAATAGCATTTCACCTGCTGGTGACGTAAACCTACTGGGAGGGATTATCGAGTACTACTACGGAGCTTTTGGCACCTTCAATTCCTCGACCGGAACGTTCTCTACCGGCTACGGACGCAAGTTCACCTACGACCAGCGAATGCTCAATGGTAAGGCGCCGCCCTATTTCCCCACCACCGAACTCGACGAGGTGGGTACGCCTCGAGTCATCAGCTTCGGGCAACGCGAGCAGGTCTACTGATTCACCTGCGCGAAGAGAACGCCCCGGCTCAGGAGCCGGGGCGTTGTCGCCTTAGCGGTTGGCGATATGGATAGCCTGCTTGTGCAGGTGCTCGGCGGCTTCCATGATCCCCTCGGAAAGGGTGGGGTGGGCGTGTACGGTGAGGGCCACGTCGGTGACGGTGGCGCCCATCTCTAAGGCCAGCGCCGCCTCGCCGATCATGTCGGAGGCGTTGGGGCCCAGGATGTGCACGCCCAGGAGCAGGTCGGTCTCGGCGTCGCCGACCAGCTTGATCAGGCCGTCGGTGGCCTCTAGGGTCATGGCGCGGCCCGAGGCGGAGAGGGGGAACTTGCCCACCTTGACCTTGTAGCCGGCCTTGGCGGCCTCCTCCTCGGTCAGGCCCACGGCGGCCCACTCGGGGGAGGTGTAGACCACGTTGGGGATGTGGTAGTCCATCACCGCGTTGCCCCCGGCGGCATTCTCGGCGGCCACCAGGCCCTCCTTCATGGCCTTGTGGGCCAAGAGGGGCGGGCGGGTCACGTCGCCGATGGCGTAGATGCCGGGCACGCCCGTCTCCATCCGCTCGTTGGTGGGGATGAAGCCGCGTTCGTCCACCCTGACGCCGATGGCCTCGAGCCCCAGCCCCTTGCCGCGCGGGCGGCGGCCGGTGGCCACCAGGATTTTATCCACCACGATCTCTTCCTGCGCCCCGCTCTTCACGTCCTCCAGCGTCACGTGCAGGCCGTCCTTCTTGCGCTCGACATTCACGCCTTTGGTGTGGGTCTTGATGGCGATGCCCTGCTTGGTGAGCACCTTGGCGAGGAGGCCCGCGGTCTCGGGGTCGGCGGCGGGCAGGATCTGGCCCATGAACTCGATCACCGTGACCTCGGCGCCCATGCGCTTGTAGACCTGGGCAAACTCGAGGCCGATCGCCCCGCCCCCGATGCACAGCAGGCGCTTGGGGAAGTTGTCCTCCACCCGCAGCGCGCCCGTAGAGTCGATGATCTCCTTCTGATCTACCTCGAAGCCGGGCAGGGTGTTGGGCTCGCTTCCGGTGGCGATGATGAAGGTTTTGCCCTCGATGCGCTCCCCGCCGACTTCGATGGTCTTGGGACCGACGAACTTGGCGAAGCCGGTCTTGAGCTCGACCTTGTTGCCCTTGAAAAGCTGCGAGACCCCGCCGGTGAGCCGCTTGACGATGCCGTCGCGCCAGCTTCCCAGCTTCTTGAGGTCCATCCTGGCGTCTTTGACCTCGAGCCCGAAGCTCGCGCCGTGCTTGACGCCTTCGAATTCCTCGGCCGCGTGCAGCAGGGCCTTGGTGGGGATGCACCCCACGTTGAGGCAGACTCCGCCCACGTACTCCGCCTCCACCGCCAGTACCTTCTTGCCCAGTTGCGCCGCCCGGATCGCTGCGTGGTAGCCGCCGGGGCCGGTGCCGATGACGATGACATCGTAGATGGTTGACATAGCGCTCCTATTATGAGCTAAACGCCAGACGCAAAACGCAAGACGCGGGGCTAATCCTGCTTGAGCGTGCTGATGAGGGCGTTGATCTTGGCGTTCAGCCTGCCTGCATGATCGTTCAAGGCTTCGTAGGCCGACGCTTCCAAGAAACCAAGCCTAACGGCAATCTGTAGTCCTGCGAGGGCTTCGAGAAGAGAACCTCGAGCGTTGTGAAGAAAGCGGCAGAAGTCCTTATCCGTGCCGCGCCCGCGGCCTTCAGCGATGTTCAGCGCGATCGAGGTGGCTGCCCGGCAGATCTGGTCACTCAGCCTGTACTGTTCGGTTTTAGGGAAAGCGGCTGTGACCCTGTAAATTTCGGCTGTCATGTCCAGAGCGAGCTGGTAGACCTCGAGGTTCTCGAAGCCAAAGCGGTTGTTGAAGTTGCCCATGTGTCGCGTTTTGCGTCTAGCGTTTTGCGTTTTGCTTTAGATGGCCTCCAGCAAGAGCAGATCAGGCCTCTGCAGCAGCCGGATGACCTCCTTACAGAACATCGCCGCCTCGGCCCCGTCCACCAGGCGGTGGTCGAAGGAAAGGGAGAGGTACATCATGTGCCGCACCCGGATCTCGTCGTCGATCACCACCGGGCGCTTCTGGATGGAGTGCACGCCCAGGATGGCCGCGTCGGGCACGTTGATGATGGGGAAGCTGAAGAGCGCGCCGATGGAGCCGATGTTGGTGACGGAGAAGCTCGAGCCCACCATGTCCTCGGGGGAGAGCTTGCCGGCCCTGGCCCTCTCGGCCAGCTCGCCCACCTCGGCGGCGAGCTCGAGCACGCTCTTGCGGTCGACGTCCTTGATGACCGGCACCACCAGCCCGGCGTCGGTGGCGACGGCCATGCCGATGTTGTAGTACTTCTTGAGGACGATCTCCTGGCGGGCCTCGTCCAGCGAGGAGTTGAGGCTGGGGAACTTCTTGAGCGCGCGGGCGATGGCCTTGAAGATGAAGGGCAGGTAGGAGAGCTTGACGCCCTGGCGCTCGGCCTCGGCCTTCAGGCGCACGCGCAGCTCGACGAGCTCGGTCAGGTCGGCCTCGTCCACGCTCAGGGTGCGCACGGTGTAGAGGTGCGAGGCCACCATCTGGTTGGCGATGGCCCGGCGCAAGCCGCGCAGGGGGAGGCGCTCCTCGAGGGCCTCGTAGCCCTTGGGCGACCTGTACTGCACGGGAGCGGGGAATCCCGCAGGGGCCGGGGCCTGCGCAGGTGCTGGGGTGGCGGGCTGGGGCGCGATGGGCGCGGGGCTCTCGAGCCTCGACCCGGCATAGCTCTTCACGTCCTCCACCCGCACCCTTCCATTGGGGCCGGAGCCGGGGATCTGAGAGATGTCCAGGCCGAGGTCCCTGGCCAGTTTCCGGGCGGCAGGCACCGCGATCACCCGGCCATAGGGGTTGGTGGCGGCCCGCGGTGGCTCGGCTACGGCAACCCCGCGCGGAGTGGCCTGGGTGAAGGGATTTTTCACCTGTTCTTGCTTTTTGTCTGGCTTGAATAGCGAAAGCTCCTCCCCCGAGTCTTCCACCGCGTTGCCCGGCTCCACGATGCTGCGCTCCTCTTGCGCCTGAAGTGAGGGCGGAGGGGCGGGCTTGTGGTCACGGATGGCCCCGGTCACCTCACCGGGCTCGGCGATGAGGGCGATGGGGGCGTGAACCTTGACGATATCCCCCTCCTTCACCAGCTTTTGCACCAGCACCCCTGCATAGGGGCTGGGTAACTCCACCGTGACCTTGTCAGTCATGACCTCGACGAAGGGCTGATCCTTTTTGAGCTCGTCGCCTTCGTTGACGAGCCACTTTAGGATTTCGCCCTCGACCACCGATTCGGCTAGCTCAGGCAAGACGATCTCTTTGGGCATACCTCTCCTTTGGTCTTCGTCGCTTCTGGGGTTTCCACCGCGGGCGGAACGAGGGGTCCGCCCGCTGATTTTCCCACATCCAAGACCCTGGGCGAAGGGGCTGGGGGGTTCAGCGGTCAGTAGTCCAACGCCCTTTTGGCCGCGTTCAGGATGCGGGTTACGGTGGGCATATAGAGCTTATCCTGGGCGTAAGGATACGGGGTGTCGAAGCCGGTTACGCGCAAGGGGGGGGCTTCTAGCTGGTCGAGCAACTCTTCTGCGATGGTCGCTGCGACTTCGCTGGCGATGCTTGCGGTGCGCGGAGCTTCCGAGATGACTAGCACCCTTCCGGTTTTGGCTACGGAGTTGAGCACAGCCTCTTTGTCCCAGGGCATCACCGTACGCAGATCGATCACCTCCGCGCTGATACCTACAGAAGCCAGCTCCTCAGCGGCTTTTTGGGTCTCGATCATGCTCCCGCCGTAGGAGATCAAACTTATGTCGCTGCCCTCGCGGCGGACGGCAGCCTTGCCGATGGGGATCAGGTACTCCTCGCTCGGCACCTCTTCCTTGAGGGCTCGGTACAGCCGCTTGGGCTCCATGAAGATCACCGGGTCGTCGTCGCGGATAGCGCTTTTCAAGAGGCCTTTGGTGTCGTAGGGGGTAGAGACCACGATGGTCTTGAGCCCGCCGGTGTGGGCGAAATGGGCCTCGGGGCTTTGCGAGTGGTGGTGCCCACCCCTGACCCCGCCTCCGCTGGGCATACGCACTACCATGGGGGCGGTGAACTGCCCGCCCGAGCGGTAGCGCAACTTGGCAGCCTGTGAGACGAGCTGGTCGAAGCCGGGGAACACGTAGTCGGCGAACTGAATCTCGGCCACCGGGCGCATCCCATGGGCGGCCATCCCCACCGCGGCCCCGATGATGGCTGCCTCGGAGAGGGGGGTGTCCATCACCCGGTCGGGGCCGTACTTCTGTTGTAAGCCTTCGGTGGCGAGGAAGACCCCGCCGCGCTTGCCCACGTCTTCGCCCAGCACCATTACCCGCGCGTCGCGGGCCATCTCTTCGTCGAGGGCTGCGTTGATGGCCTGGATCATCGTCAAGGTCGGCACATCGTACCTCCGTCGTACGTCTCAGGTCCTGGTACGCAAAAGATTCGTTAGAGCCCTACCGAAGCTCTTCCTGGACGAGCGCGCGTTGCTCGATCAGGTTCCAGGTCGGTTCGGCAAATACGTCGTCGAACATGGCCAGCGCGGGAACCTCTCCCATAGCCTCGGCTTCCTCGAGCGCGCGGTCGATCCGGGCCTTGAGGTCGGCGCGGAGCCGCTCCTCCCACTCCAGGTTCCATAGGCCCTGCTTCTCCAACAAGCGCCGGAAGCGCTCGATAGGGTCACGCTTCTTGGCCGCTTCCACCTCCTCCTTGGGGCGGTAGCGGAGATCGTCGTCGGCGGAGGAGTGCGGGCCGTAGCGGTAGACCTCGAGCTCTACTAACGCCGGCCCGTGCCCGCTTCGGGCCCGCTCGATCACTTCCCGCATCACAAAGTAGCTGGCCAGCGCGTCCATCCCGTCCACGCGATAGCCGGGGATGCCAAAGGCATGGGCTTTGTCGGCGATGCTGTGGGCGGCGGTCTGGTGGGAGAGGTCTACGCTGATGGCGTAGCGGTTGTTGAGGCACGCAAATACCGCTGGAGCCCCCTGTACAGCGGCAAAGTTGAGGCCCGCGTACCAGTCGCCCTCAGAGGTCGCCCCATCGCCGAAGGTGCAGACCGAGACCTGGCCGGTCCCCTTGAGCTTCATGCTGACTGCGGCCCCCGCCGCCGGGGGGATGTGGCTGGCGATGGCCGAGCAGACCGTGAAGATGTTGAGCGCCCTCGAGCCCGGGTGGGAAGGCATCTGGCGGCCCTTAGCCGGGTCGGCGGCGTTGCCCAGCATCTGCCCGAAGATCTCTTTGAACGGCATCCCCATCGCCACCATCAGCCCCATGTCGCGGTAATAGGGGAACAGCCAGTCGTGGCCGCGCTGCATGGCGTGGGCGATGCCCACGTGGGCGGCTTCGTGCCCGGCGTGGGGGGCGATGAAGCTGGTTTTACCGGTGCGGATGAGGATGACGAACTTCTCATCCAGCAGTCGCGCCGCCAGCATGTCCCGGTAGAGCCCGCGCAGGAAGTCGGGGGGAAGCTCCAAGGGGAAGTCCGCCACCCAGTTGCCTTGCTCGTCCATCAGGGCGATGGGGGCTGCGGAGAAGGGCTTGAACGTCCATGCATCTTTAATCATGCAGTCCTCCGTGGCTCGAGCGGGGTATCCGCCTCGAGGGGATTGCCTGGCCCTGGGTAAGGGCCGATCGTTTGCCGAAGCTGGGTAAGCTTCTAGCAAAACCGGGGGAAGGGCAGCATGGGCCGCCCGATGGGGCTTGGGATAGCGTAGGCCCGGTTCATGCTGCGGCTGCCTCCTTAAGGGTCAATTATACCCTGCCGTCGAAGGGCCGTATACTTTGCCGACGTATACTGCGAGGCGAAGGGCTATGCGGATCCGGGTGGCCGCGGTAGGTAAACCCAAGCTGGCCTATGCCAGGGCTGGAGTGGAAGAATATTCGCACCGCTTGAATAAAACCGGCAGATTCGAGCTGCTCCAGGTGCGGGAGGGAAAGCCGGGGGAGGAAAGCTCGAGGCTGCTCGAAGTTAGCCAGGGCTACCTGCGGGTAGTGCTGGACGAGCGCGGCGAACTGGTCGATACCCTCAGCCTGCACAAGAAGCTCTTGGACTGGGAGCTGCACGGCGAAAAGGGGGTGGCTTTCCTGATCGGCGGGGCGAATGGGCACACCGAGGAATTGCGTCGGAGGGCCGACTGGCTCTTAAGCCTATCCAGGTTCACCCTCCAGCACGAGCTGGCTTTAGTGGTGTTGCTCGAGCAGCTATATCGGGTCGAGACCTTGAAGCGCGGCGAGCCCTACCACCGTTAGGCGTCCCTCCAAAGTCTCTGCGTGCACGGGTAACTTGATTGGTGCCAACCGCACGTCAAACCTCGTACGCAAAACGCAAGGCGCGGGGAATCAAACCCATCGCTCCTCGAGCGCCTCGGCTGATCTTCGCCATAACGTCCCGCGCCTTAGGCCGTACGTCGAGCGCTGGGATCCGCCTCCGGAGAGTAGGGGTAGGCAAGCAGATGGAGCGCGTCCCCGTTGGGGTCGGTCAAGGTAAAGCCCTGCGAAGAAGCCATAAACTCGAGACCCAGGTGGTTTAGCCGGGTCTCAAGCTCATCCCGGCTTTCCCCGCTTTGCCAGGTGTAGCTGATCAAGCCTG
The genomic region above belongs to Meiothermus sp. Pnk-1 and contains:
- a CDS encoding 23S rRNA (pseudouridine(1915)-N(3))-methyltransferase RlmH, with product MRIRVAAVGKPKLAYARAGVEEYSHRLNKTGRFELLQVREGKPGEESSRLLEVSQGYLRVVLDERGELVDTLSLHKKLLDWELHGEKGVAFLIGGANGHTEELRRRADWLLSLSRFTLQHELALVVLLEQLYRVETLKRGEPYHR
- a CDS encoding thiamine pyrophosphate-dependent dehydrogenase E1 component subunit alpha, whose product is MIKDAWTFKPFSAAPIALMDEQGNWVADFPLELPPDFLRGLYRDMLAARLLDEKFVILIRTGKTSFIAPHAGHEAAHVGIAHAMQRGHDWLFPYYRDMGLMVAMGMPFKEIFGQMLGNAADPAKGRQMPSHPGSRALNIFTVCSAIASHIPPAAGAAVSMKLKGTGQVSVCTFGDGATSEGDWYAGLNFAAVQGAPAVFACLNNRYAISVDLSHQTAAHSIADKAHAFGIPGYRVDGMDALASYFVMREVIERARSGHGPALVELEVYRYGPHSSADDDLRYRPKEEVEAAKKRDPIERFRRLLEKQGLWNLEWEERLRADLKARIDRALEEAEAMGEVPALAMFDDVFAEPTWNLIEQRALVQEELR